The Magnetospirillum sp. XM-1 genomic interval GGTCTATCAGGTCAAGGTGGATTCCGAGGACGGCCGCATGTCCGGCGTCGAGGCGCTGGTGCGCTGGCACCATCCCGACATGGGCCTGGTGTCGCCGGTGGACTTCATCCCCCTGGCCGAAGCCATGGGGGTGATCTCGGACATCGGCGAATGGGTGCTGCGCACCGCGTGCCGCCAGTGCAAGCACTGGATCGACCTGGGCCTGCCGCCGGTGCGCATCGCCGTCAACGTCTCGGCCCAGCAATTCGTCGAGACCGACGTGCCCGAGGTGGTGGCCCGCGCGCTCGCCGAAACCGGCCTGCCGCCCCAGTATCTGGAACTGGAACTGACCGAGACGGTGCTGATGCAGCGGGTTGACGAGGTGGTGGGCGTCTTGAAGGCGCTGCGCGCCATGGGCGTGCGCATCTCCATCGACGATTTCGGCACCGGCTATTCCAGCCTCTCCTACCTGAAGCGCATGCCCATTGACGCGCTGAAGGTGGACCGCTCGTTCGTCAACGACATCTTCGACGATAATTCCAAGGTCACCGAGGACGGCGCCGAGATCGTCTCGACCATCATCAACCTGGCCCACAACCTGAAGCTCAAGGCCATCGCCGAGGGTGTCGAGACGCCGGAACAGGCCGAGTTCCTGCGCTCCAAGGGCTGCGACGAGGTCCAGGGCTATTTGATCAGCCGCCCGGTCTCGGGCGAGGACCTCATCAGCCTGTTCGACCGCAACCTGCTGCCCCAGGCCAAGGATTGCTGAACGGCGGGCAGGTGACGGAACGCCGGATGCCCCTATATAGTCGGGGCGTTTCTCCTGTTTGAGCGGGCTCCCATGACCATGTACCTCAAAGCCATTGCCGCCGCCCTGGTGATCATCGCCGCCGCGCCGGCGGTCGAGGCCCAGACCCAAATCGTGCCCACCTCGCGCGAGCAGGTAAGGCTGACCTTCGCGCCGGTGGCCCGCCAGGTGGCCCCCGCCGTGGTCAACATCTATACCAAGCGGGTGGTGCGCGCCGCCGCCTCGCCGCTGCTGGCCGATCCGTTCTTCCGCCGCTTCTTCGGCGACGTGCCGGGCATGAGCCAGGATCGGGTGCAGCGTTCGCTGGGCTCGGGCGTGATGATCGCCGCCGACGGCACGGTGGTCACCAACCACCACGTCATCAAGGACGCCGACGAGGTCACCGTGGTGCTGTCCGACCGCCGCGAGTTCGAGGCCCGCATCGTCGGCTCCGACGACCGCACCGATCTGGCGGTGCTCAAGATCGACGGCGGCAAGGAGAGCTTCCCCACCCTGGTCCTGGGCGATTCCGACGCCATCGAGGTGGGCGACGTGGTGCTGGCCATCGGCAATCCCTTCGGCGTCGGCCAGACCGTCACCCAGGGCATCGTCTCGGCCCTGGCGCGCACCAATGTGGGCGTCTCGGACGTCCAGAGCTTCATCCAGACCGACGCCGCCATCAATCCCGGCAATTCCGGCGGCGCCCTGGTGGACCTGCAGGGCCGCCTGATCGGCATCAACACCGCCATCTATTCCAAGGACGGCGGCTCCAACGGCATCGGCTTCGCCATTCCCACCGCCCTGGTGCGTCAGGTGGCCGCCTCCATCGCCAAGGGCGGCAAGGTGGTGCGGCCCTGGCTGGGAGCGTCGGGGCAGGCGGTGACCGCCGATCTGGCCCAGGCCCTGAAGCTGGCGCGCCCCATCGGCGTGCTGATCAACCATATCCACGGCGATTCGCCCGCCGCCCGCGGCGGCCTGATGGACGGCGACGTCATCGTGGCGGTGGAGGGCCGCGAGGTGGACGATCCCGAAGGCATGCGCTTCCGCCTCGCCACCCTGCCCATCGGCGGCGACGCCCGGCTCACCGTGCTGCGGAACGGGGCGGAGAAGGCCATCACCGTCCGGCTGGTGGCGCCGCCCGAGAACCCGCCCCGCGACAAGACGGAGATCGCCGGGCGCAATCCCTTCGCCGGATCCACCCTGGTCAATCTCAACCCGGCCCTGGCCGAGGAGATCGGCATCAATTCCGGCC includes:
- a CDS encoding DegQ family serine endoprotease, giving the protein MTMYLKAIAAALVIIAAAPAVEAQTQIVPTSREQVRLTFAPVARQVAPAVVNIYTKRVVRAAASPLLADPFFRRFFGDVPGMSQDRVQRSLGSGVMIAADGTVVTNHHVIKDADEVTVVLSDRREFEARIVGSDDRTDLAVLKIDGGKESFPTLVLGDSDAIEVGDVVLAIGNPFGVGQTVTQGIVSALARTNVGVSDVQSFIQTDAAINPGNSGGALVDLQGRLIGINTAIYSKDGGSNGIGFAIPTALVRQVAASIAKGGKVVRPWLGASGQAVTADLAQALKLARPIGVLINHIHGDSPAARGGLMDGDVIVAVEGREVDDPEGMRFRLATLPIGGDARLTVLRNGAEKAITVRLVAPPENPPRDKTEIAGRNPFAGSTLVNLNPALAEEIGINSGLTGVMIFAIKRGSVAGRLGLLPGDMVLKINERPVASVADARKLLGVESPRWAITIKRNGEVMSLVLGG